The region AAATATACTTAATATGGAGCATAAGAATATAGACGAATTGGAAGCAATTTTAAATCAGCCAGCATACCAGAAACTTATAAATAAAATAATATCGGCTAGGGAACTTGTTTTAGTATCTGCTAGAATGTCAGCAACAATACTTCCATATGCATGTTATATTTTGAATAAGATAAGAAATAATGTTATTGCAGTTACACCAGATAGTCCTTTATGGAATACTTTAGAACTTAGGGATCCTAAAGTTACTGAAATACTTACAATAATGTTTCCAAGGTATCCTAATGTATTAATAAATAAGCTTGAAAGTTTAAAAGAATTGGGATTCTCTATTTCAGCTGTTACAGATAGTATTATATCACCAATTACAAAATTATCTGATCCTGTGATAACTGTGCCAATAACAACTTCATCAATTTTTGACATATATAGTACTCCATTATTATTTCTCAATTTGCTTTTAAGAGATGCAGCAAATAACATTGATGGACTTGATAAACGACTTGATAGATTAGAAAAAATGGAAGAAAAAAATAATATATATTACAGGAATGGTAGATGAAATTTTTAATTAATGCACGGTAGGAAATGAGGTTTTACTATGGAAAATAATCAGCATATAAATATCAATAAGAGAAGAATATATGATAATTTAAATAGATTATCTGCTTTTGGTAGAAATGAAAATGGAGGAATAGATAGATCTTTTGGAGATAAAGCAGATATTGAAGCTAGAAAATGGATTGAAAAGTTATGGAAAGAAGATTTGGGTCTAAAAGTAAAGATAGATCCTATAGCGAATATTTGGGCAAAGTTTAATGGACAAGCTGAGCTTTCGCCAATAGTTATAGGTTCACATCATGATGCGGTAGCTAATGGCGGTATGTATGATGGAGCTTTAGGAGTAATGCTTGCAACGGAAGTAATGCAAACTTTAAAAGAAAACAATATTAGATTAAAGCATCCATTTTGTATAGTTTCTTTTTCGGCAGAAGAACCTAATTCATTTAATATATCTACTTTAGGTAGTAAGGTACTTTCAGGAAAATTAACAGAAGAAAAATTAAAAAATGTTATGAATGAAACAAAAAGTATAAAGCTTGAAGATGCAGTATTAAAATTGGGAGGAAATTTAAATAAAATAAATGAAGCTCTACTTAAACCTAATGATATAGGAGCATTTATAGAATGTCATGTAGAACAGGGCAGAAATTTGTATGATAAGAAATTATCCTTAGGTGTAGTAACAAAAATAACTGGAATTTATAGAGAAAAAATTAGCATTGTAGGTGAAGCAAATCACGCAGGTACAACACTTATGAGATATAGGCATGATGCGTTACTTGCAGCTTCCGAAGTTTGTTTAGAGCTTGAGAGAATAATAAAGAAAATGGGTAGAGATAATCTCGTAGGAACTGTAGGCAATATGAATGTTTCCCCGAATTCAGCCAATATAATTCCCGGCGAGGTTTCTTTAATATTGGATATAAGGTCTACAGACTATGATATAGTGAAAAAAGTCATTGATAAAATTGCTAATAAGATGTGTGAAATAAGCACTGAAAGGGGAGTAAGTTTTATTAGAAAAACAATATTAAATCAGCCAGAGGTTACTATGGATGAAACAGTAAGGGCTTCTCTTAAAAAAGCAGCAAATATGATTAGTGAACCATTTATAGAGCTACCAAGTATGGCAGGACATGATGCAGCACATATAGCTAAGGTTGTAAAAACAGCGATGTTATTTGTTCCAAGTATAGAAGGTAAAAGTCATTGTCCATCTGAAGAGACTGATATTGATGATATTGAAAAAGCAGGTAACACATTACTTCAAGCTGTTTTAATATTGGATAAGGAGCTGGACAAAAATGAAAAAAGTATATAAACCCTCATTATTACATTATAATAAAAGTTTTATAGAAAATAAAGCGGTTGTGGTTGAAAATGGCAAAATATTAGCTGTAGATTCTGTCGATGAATTAATAAAAAAATATAATGATGCAGAAATAGTAGATTTAACTGGTACTATAATGGTTCCCGGAACTGTTAATATCCATAATCATTCATTTCAAAGTCTTCTTAGAGGTATTGCTGCGGACAAGCCATTTTTAGAATGGAGAGATAAGTCACTTTATAAGTTTTCTCCAGAATTATCAGCGGATGATATATACACAGGAGCATTATTTGCATTTGGAGAAATGCTTAAATATGGGGTTACTACTGTAAGTGATTTTTTCTATGTTCATAATGATGGAATTGAAAGTGATGAAGCAGTTATAAAGGCAGCTAAGGATGTTGGCATAAGACTTGTACTTGCAAGAACTATGTATGATTGGGATGGAGCTCCAAAGGGATATCTTGAAACTGTGGATGAAGCTTATAGCAATGTAGAAAAATTAGCAGTTAAATATAATACCAGCGATACAGTAAAAATAGTACCAGCTCCCCACAGTCTTCATGCTGCATCAATAGATATGATTAAAGCAGGATATAAATTGGCAAAGGAACTAGAAACAAAGTTTCATATACATGTTGCTGAAGAACCTTTTGAGGTAGATCAAGTTAAGAAAGAATTTAATTTAAGACCTATGGAACTCCTTAATAAAATAGGCGTAGTTGATGATTCTATGTTGGCAATTCACTGCGTTTGGTTAAATGATAATGAAATAAAAATAATGGGAGAGAATAAGGCAAATTTAGCTTATTGCCCATCAAGCAACATGTTTTTGGCAGATGGTGTAACCAATATACCTGCATTGATTAAGGCTGGAGTAAAGATAGGGTTTGGTACAGATGGAGCATGCAGTAATAATCGAATAAGTGTTTTTGAAGAAATGAGAATGTGTTCACTGCTTCAAAAGGTTACAAAACTTGATTCATTATGTGTAAATTACAATGATGTTTTCTCTATGGGAACAGAATATGGCGGAGAAATACTTCAGATGAATGTAGGTAAAATTGAAAAAGGATATGGGGCAGATTTTGTGGCAATTGATATGAATGATATGTCTATGCAGCCTATATTTAAATCTGGTGAGCAAATACTTCCTAACATAGTGTACTCAATGCAGCCATGTGCAATCAAATATGTAATATCAAATGGTGAAATTAAAGTTAAAGACGGACACATTCTTACTATATCAGAAGATAAAATTGTAAATAACGTTCAAAAATTAATGGAAAAATTAGAGAATGTATAAGAAGGAGGATAAGAATGAATTTAACACAAGAAGAAAAGGATATGCTAAGCGGTAAATATGGTAAAGGAACTGCCATAGCAATGAAAATTCAGGTAGCCATTGGAGAAGTTTTCAATGCACCTAAAATGGTTCCTGTTTCTCGTACTCATGTAGCTTTAAGTAATCAGGAAGCTGATTTGTGGTTTGTGGAAAAGCTTGTTAATGAGGGGGCAACATGTAGAATTTCACCTACTGTGAATCCAGGCTTTAATCTTGAATATTTTCAGTGCATAACAGATATAAAAAAGGAAGATGAGGAAATAATAAAAAGAACAAGAGAAGCTTATAAAAAAATTGGGGCGACACTTACATATGATTGTACTCCATATCTAGAAAAAAATGTTCCAAGGTTTGGAGAAATAACTTCTTTTTCTGAATCAAGTGCAACTCCTTTTATAAATTCTGTTTATGGAGCAAGAACAAATAGAGAGTCAGCACAAAGTGCTTTATGTGCTGCCATAACGGGAAGAACTCCTTATTATGGATATCTTCTTGATGAAAATAGAAAAGGACAGGTACTTGTTGAAGTAAAAGCTGATATAAAAGATGATTTTGACTATCAAATGTTAGGATATTGTACACCTAAAAAAATAAACTTTAAAACACCAGTATTTGTTGGAATGCCTCAAAATCCATCTCAAGCAGCACTTATGAATTTAGGTGCGCAGCTTAATACAGGAGGTAATGTTCCGCTATATCATATTGTAGGGGTAACACCTGAAGCAAAGACAATTGATGATGCATTTCATGGTGAAAAACCAGAGACTGTTGTAACTATAACTAATGAAGATCTTAGAAAAATGCAGGAAGAACTTACTGATGAAGGGGGGAAAATTGATTTCGCATTGTTTGGATGTCCTCATTTCAATCTAACTCAAGTTTCAGAGGTTGTAAGTTTGGTAAAAGGTAAAAAACTTAAAGCGCCTCTTTGGATAATGACATCTTCTCTTACCAAAGAACTTGCTAATAGAATGGGTTATCTTGAAATTTTGAAAGATGCTGGCGGAGATATTGTAGATGATACTTGCATGGATCAACCTTGTTGGCATTTCTTATATGGCAAAAAGGGAGTTACGGATTCTCCTAAATGTGCTTATTATACAAAACGCAGGAATATGGAATTTGTAATAAGAAGATTAGAAGAATGTATAGAGGCTGCAATAAGGGGTGAGATTTAATGAAAAATTTTAAATGTCATAAAGTTTCAGAAGGTTTTGAAAAAGGAGAAGTTTT is a window of Clostridium pasteurianum DNA encoding:
- a CDS encoding MurR/RpiR family transcriptional regulator translates to MSKVSSTNFKSNIREFSQLKKQMFEISQNSSVYEKLAYYIEKNYKHIIFMTAAEVAEAADVSQGSVSRFCSALGYRGYNEFLHNLQQFMREEITAPQRLQYTSHNKSIGNILNMEHKNIDELEAILNQPAYQKLINKIISARELVLVSARMSATILPYACYILNKIRNNVIAVTPDSPLWNTLELRDPKVTEILTIMFPRYPNVLINKLESLKELGFSISAVTDSIISPITKLSDPVITVPITTSSIFDIYSTPLLFLNLLLRDAANNIDGLDKRLDRLEKMEEKNNIYYRNGR
- a CDS encoding M20 family metallo-hydrolase, whose translation is MENNQHININKRRIYDNLNRLSAFGRNENGGIDRSFGDKADIEARKWIEKLWKEDLGLKVKIDPIANIWAKFNGQAELSPIVIGSHHDAVANGGMYDGALGVMLATEVMQTLKENNIRLKHPFCIVSFSAEEPNSFNISTLGSKVLSGKLTEEKLKNVMNETKSIKLEDAVLKLGGNLNKINEALLKPNDIGAFIECHVEQGRNLYDKKLSLGVVTKITGIYREKISIVGEANHAGTTLMRYRHDALLAASEVCLELERIIKKMGRDNLVGTVGNMNVSPNSANIIPGEVSLILDIRSTDYDIVKKVIDKIANKMCEISTERGVSFIRKTILNQPEVTMDETVRASLKKAANMISEPFIELPSMAGHDAAHIAKVVKTAMLFVPSIEGKSHCPSEETDIDDIEKAGNTLLQAVLILDKELDKNEKSI
- a CDS encoding amidohydrolase family protein, coding for MKKVYKPSLLHYNKSFIENKAVVVENGKILAVDSVDELIKKYNDAEIVDLTGTIMVPGTVNIHNHSFQSLLRGIAADKPFLEWRDKSLYKFSPELSADDIYTGALFAFGEMLKYGVTTVSDFFYVHNDGIESDEAVIKAAKDVGIRLVLARTMYDWDGAPKGYLETVDEAYSNVEKLAVKYNTSDTVKIVPAPHSLHAASIDMIKAGYKLAKELETKFHIHVAEEPFEVDQVKKEFNLRPMELLNKIGVVDDSMLAIHCVWLNDNEIKIMGENKANLAYCPSSNMFLADGVTNIPALIKAGVKIGFGTDGACSNNRISVFEEMRMCSLLQKVTKLDSLCVNYNDVFSMGTEYGGEILQMNVGKIEKGYGADFVAIDMNDMSMQPIFKSGEQILPNIVYSMQPCAIKYVISNGEIKVKDGHILTISEDKIVNNVQKLMEKLENV
- a CDS encoding aconitase X catalytic domain-containing protein, which gives rise to MNLTQEEKDMLSGKYGKGTAIAMKIQVAIGEVFNAPKMVPVSRTHVALSNQEADLWFVEKLVNEGATCRISPTVNPGFNLEYFQCITDIKKEDEEIIKRTREAYKKIGATLTYDCTPYLEKNVPRFGEITSFSESSATPFINSVYGARTNRESAQSALCAAITGRTPYYGYLLDENRKGQVLVEVKADIKDDFDYQMLGYCTPKKINFKTPVFVGMPQNPSQAALMNLGAQLNTGGNVPLYHIVGVTPEAKTIDDAFHGEKPETVVTITNEDLRKMQEELTDEGGKIDFALFGCPHFNLTQVSEVVSLVKGKKLKAPLWIMTSSLTKELANRMGYLEILKDAGGDIVDDTCMDQPCWHFLYGKKGVTDSPKCAYYTKRRNMEFVIRRLEECIEAAIRGEI